The DNA segment AGCTGTCTGTCACCTTCAGCCACTTCAGGAAATCAATATCTGTTCTGTGTATAAGATAGTGTATATCCTTATTTAATTATTGTGCTGTCGTATTTGGACTATGCGGGTATTACAAGCATATTTGTTCCTGACCATTGCAGAAGCAGTAAATTGTACAGAAATGGAGAAAGGTAATTAAAGTACTTTAAATCTGATATATCGTAGATGTTAGTACTTTGGAGTATGTAACTCCTCCAACCCTATAGCACAAAGGCTGAGGTCTGTGAAGCATAAAGCCATGTGATGAGATATCCAAACTGTATAAGTAATTAGATTGCAGGATAATTTTATTTATGACAGCAGTGTTCTGTGAATGTCAGTGACAATGCAATCAGCATCATGCTGTATTGCGTGAACTGGTACTATACCTAACTGACTATACTAATGCGTGAAGTAACAATTTTGTATTGCACAGGCCAATAAAAGATATGAAAAATACGAAATGCTCTCAACTCTATACTCCTAAATTTTCTCCCATACTGCTGATGTTGTATATATTTCATTGCAATAGCAACAGTTCGTTTGGTGTGAACAGTCACATGCAAGCCTTTGCAAGTATGTCGACACTGGCGCAATAGTAGGCAGAGTGGCTAAATTTTGCTCTTGGGCATACACATTTGATATAGTCGTGCACCTCCATGGCTTTATGCTGTGTAACCCACAACATAAGgtattgcatttgctttgctgaacAAATGTCAGTGAAAGGCTCAGCAATAACCACTGATGTGTTTACTTAAGATAATGAAATATAATAGCATTGCTTTACTTTGCTATACTTTTTGAGTAACTATATATACAACAGAATTGTGAATGATAACAGCTATTTATAATCCGCTAGCAAATTTGGAATGTttcaacgagagaaaggtgaaagatgaatatgcatatgtatatatatattgttgcgcaCAGCGATGAACGGGACGACATCGGTTTTAAGAAGCCGTCTCGTCCTTTTCCTTTCCAATTTCATGGTGTCTCATCACAGGTCGATCGTGTAAATTTCCCGTGTGCGCTGGTACAGTGCGAGCTGCTTCGATGCGTGAActatagtgtttttaagagagatctattttaaggagaaagcctttaatgggtcaTCATTGTCCGTCCTGCCGCGAAATCTGACCCACTATAgaagtcaataaataaatgacaactcgctaaaaaaaaaaaaaaaactttttgtgcacggcgggattcgaaccaccatccttgagttcagcagccgagcatactACCCACTACACTACttctttccaacacggaatcgGTTCTACTTCTCAAATATATATTTTATTGATTATTCTGTGCCTACACTAATATATGACGccggagagtgcggaaaggcgccgaatcagacggatatgcctcccaaacaccctcaaatgtctccagaataatattcaaaataattgtgtacttgacatcttaaccacacatcagtgacacaagcagtaacACCGCGCTCAAGGCATTCGACTACcgcacttaggtcaacaaagtgtgcgccctcctgaattttttgcatatcttgctaacgccggctgtgtacactgcagtcgtgattttttcccccaaattctcgaaattcatatggaaaacgcgacggctgaggccatatatagcttgcggcgatgctaatcagaataagctgaaaattgcttataaaccctTCGCTTGGAATCGATCGAGTGAACTAGACCATCTGCACCACACATATCATTCTCTTAAGAGACATTCGTCATTGAAGATACGTGTTCCTGCCAAGCAGTTTATTCATTCCACTTAAAATGAGTGCGCTGCAGGCTCTCCCGtattgcgcgtgtgctgtgcacggagtctcacggacaaagaattaattttcttgattaccaattagcgcgcacacacgcgtatGTATAATCGACCCATTTCCTATGGTTCGCGCCAGCCCGCATTGTTTACATATCGGGATTTGTGAGAGATTTTTAAAGAACTAACGCGCATATATATTATAGTTCGATCTTTCGATCGATTTGCCTAAGATTTTTGTGTAAATCCAATAACTGCCCCAAGCAAATCCTCATGGATTATCACCCACAAATTTCGTGGGTGATAATAAATGCACTGGAATGGTGGAGAATTAGTGGCAAACAATGACCGATATCGTTCTGCCTATTGAAGTGGCGTTGCCAATCCTGGGGAAATACTACACAACGAGGGGCCATTAATGGAAATGTAACAGAGTGGCACTGCCTATATGGGGAAAATAGTGACCATCcagggccattattgggaatgtaactgagtggtaatgacaatatggggaaaataatggtcaaatggggccattattggatatgtaactgagtggcaaagccattatggggaaaataatggccaactggggccattattgggaatgtaactgagtggcaaagccattatgggggacatagtggccaactggggccattattggaaaTGTAAGTGAGTGGCAATGCCCATATCGGGAAAATACTGCCAAGCTTGGGCCATTGCTGGCGATGTAACTAAGCGGCACTGCCAATATCGGGGACACATAGAACATGTGGGGCCATCATTGGAACTGTCGGAAAGAGGCATTGCCTATATTGGGGTAATAGTGGTGATGGTGGTCCTATGTAGGACCACCATTTGCCATCAcaatcccaatattgggccaatggctTGTGCTGCCTGGGCGCATGCTTCGGTCTTCTGAGGGTACAGCGCATGCCTACACAGGTGTAACTGGtgattttaaaggcaccaaaaagaacattgtaacaacgataaaaaccaagaagtgatctCTAAAGCTACCACCTAACACTGTATCAACTGGCCATGACATCGTCTAAGGATAGGGCACACGTGTTGACAACTGAAAGAATCTGTTCCGTTGCCTTCACCTCAAATTGTTCTTCAGCCCTTGAAAATAACTTCTCCCTCTTGAAAGGTTTTCAAGGACTCGCATGGACTCTGTGGTAAAggggtttttgctatgcaggaaagcagacttaatgcagttttgcaacagggtcttaattgagctcaaattcatgagtcacccatatgcattttttgcgatcaataaaaagcaggcacggctagagggtgggtgtcccccctttctcctatgtgatattaccataaattcactaagccataactgaaacaatgcaaatctaaaggctaaacacagataaaggcttacagggtggtgatatcagccggggtggcgatggcagctggggtggtggcgacgggagccggggtggtggcgatggcagccggggtggtggcgatggcagccggggtggtggcgatggcagccggacGTCAGGCCCATCCGGACCTTCATTGCCtaaaacagaaaaatgcgtgcatatTTTGAATATGCAATAATTTTACTAATGTTTAAAAATTTAGGATTTTCCACTTACCAGAAATTGCAGAGCTTTCCACTGCAGAGCTCATCTCATATTTCTTAGCTTTTTTCTCTGCATTCTTGTATGATCCTGCAAAAGGTTAGAGATCAAACACCCAACTCAAGTGCAGTCCACACTAAAATTGCTGCTTCacatgaaaataaggcaaacatttaatgcaacaattcctggatattacttttaatgcaataattcctggctattgcaaacacaaacactttaCAGTAGGCATCTTGAAGCAGCCTGTGGGCTATGAAAGGAAATGTAGGGAAGGGATGTAGATTATCATGTGACCTTGGTGGCCAAGCACACAGCCTCTGTGGTAGCATCAGTGGCCTTTGCTGCATATGTGGTTTATTTCCTGCTAGGCTGGAAGGTGGTAAACGATAATGCAACTATATTGAATTATGAAACCAGCCAGGCACCAAAATTCTAGAATACAGACCTTATAAGTTTTTCCTGTGATTAGCGTCTAGCTTGCGCTGAAAGaacttttaacaacggactactttgtcgtggaggcattctgtgcagtggccctgaatgtgggcagtttcactgcggtaccgtcgatgccaagaggcactgcttatacagggtggccagtttttctagcacaatagccccaccatccttcaacaaatctgtagTTACCGCGTCCtacgcagctgctttcccctttttcatagcttctaaagctttcttaaCCTCGGTCTTCGTTACTGGCAGAACGTTTGATTGCTCTTCTCTACTGCCAATCTCATTGTCCTCACTACTCTGAATAATGTATAGGTCAGTATAGAACTGCTCTGCTACTTTGACAAACTTGTCCATATTAGTAATGACATTGCCCCCTTAATTGTCCCTAAGCGCCTATATATCTGATCTCTGCCTACGCCTAATCTTCTTGTCACTGCTTCCAGGCTGCCACAGTTCTTTAagaatgctcgattttctccatattatacttccttatgtcgtatactttacgcctgttgatcagctttgatagctctgccagttctatcttgtctgttgggttggaggctttcacactttctcatgtcttaatcaaatctttcatcTGCTTGGATAGTTTACTGGTAAAGAACTTCTTCCCTGCACTCCTCCCCCTGAACTACTTCTTCACTGCACTCGGTAATATCTCTGAAATTTTATTGTTCACTGCGTCTACACTGAGGTTGTCTTCctcggttaaagctgaatatgtgtTCTGTAGCGAAATCCTGAATTATTCTACCTCCCCTCTTACCGCTAATTTGTTGATGGACTTCTTTACTAgtcttttccgttccctcttcaagtccagactaatttgagaccttaccaatctgtggtcactgcatcacacctttctgattacttccacatgctgcacaatgccagggttagaacacagtttgaagtcaattttatttttagtctcctCGTTAGGGCTTTTCGATGTCCACTTTCGGCTCTTCCGTTTtctgaagaaagtattcatgattctcaagttattgcgttcagcgaactcaatacctaccttctgctattcctagtgccaatgccatattcatctactgcctggtctccagcctgctttttgccaaCATTGGCACTGAAGCCTCCCATTAGTACAGAATACTGCATTTTTACTTTCCCCATTGCCAATTCTACATTTCACAGAAGCTTTCCACTGCCTGGTCATTATGACTACATGCAGGCGATTAGGCCTGTGGGAAGACAGCTAGCCGTTCTCATGTGGGCTctgcaagaaacaggcaagcgtTGGCAAGGCTGACATATTCAGTTGATCTACTTAAATTAGGGCATGAGGCAGGCACTTGTGTGTGTTGAAAGCTCCCGCAACGCACACTGGTGACACACTAAGCTATCTGTGTATAAAAGACAAAATCTGTGTTAATTTTTTGTAAGGCTTTTAATGACTGATCACCAACCACGTGCAGTAATTTTGGTTTCAAAGCTGCCCCTGTCTTGTGCGCCCAATGCTTTTGCTTACTTAAAACTAACAGGTACATGCGCATGCATCGACTGACACCACAGCTTGTTGGTGCGCACTTTCAAATGATGCGGTAGACATCAGTGTATACACAGATCACTGCGTATTATTCGCCtaaaaccgctaaataatttatacagttgactcccgatatttttaagccgcttaattggaatttccagttaattagaagtgaagcatattttggtcccgtcagtttagcatataaccctacagaagaaatcactcgataattgaacattattatatagactgggttcctgataactgcactgtcatggtgcagcaaatgttgcaatgcagagagacatcctcctgtttgtatgatttctctgtgctgcttgctggcagcagaaaaaTTTCATAATGATATCAGCAGCTCTTCTATCTCATTACTTTCAAGCAATTCGTGGAACAGCGTTACAAATATATATTGTCACAGCAAAAGTGATGCAAGAAAGTACCAGTGGAGCCTTCAAGTGACAAAGCAAACCACCCGATTCTGTACACCTATCTTTCTTCGACTAGTTCACAGTGCCACTGCAATGTGgagtcaaatttcatgcacattagcaaaacattgtagtAGATAAGCTTGTTAGCATGAAATCCATTTGCAACAAAGGTCGATGACTGCCATAAAAATGGAACGGCTAAAACAGACATTTTGGGGTTTCCTTCGTTACAGCAAGGTTCAACTGAATATTTTTAAACATCAGCAATTATTCGCCAATTATAAGGCTCTGATTTCCAAATTCAAGAGCGCACACTGCCGCTCTTGAAGGCCTTCGAAATCACCACCAAGTTTCGTGCTGCTTCACTGTCTCAATACATTATACATGGCCCGCATGTCGCATTCAGTGCCCATCGGTTGCCAGGCGGCCATGCTGTGCTGAACCACTGCCAGACTGCCTCTAGCTTACCGCTGCCTCTGTTTGCTCACACAGAGTTGATTCCCGTCCATCCACAGCTTCACTATGGTTTTGTGCATTATCCTCAGTGGCTCCAATCATAGCGACAGGTACAGGCACAAGAAGAAGCAGACTAACATGAACTTAGCACAAGAACTCCAAGATCCCAGAGCACAAAGAGCTGCAGGTTGTGGCTGGCTCGGACTAAGCAAGACAATTTGGACCCCAAGAGTCTCAATTTACAAGAGTACAGAGTGCACTTTGTGACAGATAAGAGGTTTGGGTCGTGAACTTAATGTCTGCAAAGCTATGGTGAGCAAGGACTACACCCTGAAGAAGTGAATGTTTTTGTTTCGAGTGAAGCCATCTGACCTGTTTGACAACCCAAACACAGACTGGGCCCTGCGTCACTGCATATACCTTGGCTACAGCACTAGGCAAAGTGGTTCATCACCACGGCCACAGCCAGCAACAACGGCAGAAAGGACAGCATGCTGAGGCCGAGCTTTAGGTATCGTAGACTCGTTGCAGACAGGATCCTCGACCAGCAGctcgtgaaatatttttgtacctCCAATGATTTGAGGTTTCCATTCTTTCTAATGTCACAAAGCTGGAAGAGTAAACTAGATAGTTCACGATCCCTGTGGGTCACTTCAGACCACATCATCATCTATCATTGCATCGTAACCCGGCCACACTATGTATGCATGCATATTGTCGCACATTTCCACCTTTTTTGTGCAGCGCACATGCACCGATCCAGCAAGTTTAAAGTAATAGCCTGCATTGAATAGCCAATTCCCCTGTGGAGGCAGCATCACGCCTGAAAGGATAAGGAAATAATCCAAAGCATCTAAGGAGCAGTCAGGCCACGCAAGGCGGACGGTCTGGGATCGAGTGGTTTGGCGGCATGGCCGCCAGCGCTTGATAGGAGCAGAAGTCACGTCACGAGCAAGCCATATATTGACTCAATTGCTGCTGCAGCTAACTGTACAGCAACtagtgttcatctcctgagtcgtagacaattggtttgaaagtcattgaaatgcccatgtgatagagatatcttttcaatcacgagcgataaacttggacaagaacaaagcacagtcagtcctaaatgttttcaaacctgtagagtccagtgacctggaaaactggatatcaccataaaacaaggcattgcagtgtttgagatcacatgcgaatttggactggcaatcgcttttgatgcagatgaagcaatgatatcagctcacaaatgcatgtgtgcatcattcattagcctccgagttttgaaaagattagtcacttgacaggctagcaaaaggcgcccgtgtgctgtgaagtgTTGGCGCACGTTAAAGCCGGTTAAAAAATCCGGGACCCTCCAATACAGCGCCCGTCacagcccatgcgtcgcttcgggatgctagacaccacaattcacaattgcacacatagcgttatcccggcaataaaaccacttactgcatgttgtgacgacagcgactgggcagcggaaccactcgcaccctggggcggatgggtccgcctcctctcgagcgaggcggattacctccgcggctcgccttttcggccaGTGGCAATGCTGCCAGTCGTGGGACAGCCACCCGACAGGGACGACAGCCAAGCTGTCGTCCTCCATCGGGAACTTCACTACCGCAAACGgttttggtggcatgctgcaaggagtaaagcgatgcaaacaaagattagtgcgtaaactgatttttcacaagctcgctcgccccctattctcatgttcctctcgcacgaaggtctcgcgacacatctcagaagcaatacaacgcagcgttaagaaaataagtgcatgaaaatggcatacaattgaaggtgcacatgtcgGTTCGAACCCATGTGGCAAGCTAGCCTCCCACATGACTATAAAATAGTACAATTACAGAACAGGGCAACAAATGACGCCTCTCCCCTTATTGCTACTCATGACAGTAGGCT comes from the Amblyomma americanum isolate KBUSLIRL-KWMA chromosome 1, ASM5285725v1, whole genome shotgun sequence genome and includes:
- the LOC144106389 gene encoding uncharacterized protein LOC144106389, producing MPPKPFAVVKFPMEDDSLAVVPVGWLSHDWQHCHWPKRRAAEVIRLAREEADPSAPGCEWFRCPVAVVTTCRSYKNAEKKAKKYEMSSAVESSAISGNEGPDGPDVRLPSPPPRLPSPPPRLPSPPPRLPSPPPQLPSPPRLISPPCKPLSVFSL